A segment of the Allosaccharopolyspora coralli genome:
CTCGACCAGCTCCCGTTCCGCTTCGGGGTCTCCGGCGAGGGAGCGTTCCGGAAGCAGGTCCGAGGTCTGTACCGGGCGCGGCGCCGTCGGCCAGCCCGGCACCGCGCGCAGGCCGGACAGCGCGTCCGAGGCGGAGCGGTGCGCCTCCGCCAGGCTCGAGACCGTCGGGCCGACCACGACGGGGCCGTCACCGAAGGCCTCGGCGATGAGCGGAGCGGGGTCCTGGCTGCTGCGTTCTTCCGTGGAGGCCCCGAACACCACGACCAGGCGCGCTCCCTGGACGCCGAGCAGCGCGGCTCGGCCGGCTCGCGCCGCACGGCTGCGCACGGTGTAGACGACGGCCGGTTGGTCGTCGGTCGGGGCGTTGCCGACCATCACCGTTGCCTCCGACGACGGTTCCCAGCCCAGTGCGGCGGCTCGGGACAGCAAGGACTCTTCCGGATCGCCGCGCACGATGCCGTCGACCACCAGTGCTTCCAGTCGCGCGTCCCACGCACCGCGCGCCTCGGCGGCGGCCGCGTAGGAGGTCGCGGCGGCGAAGGCGATCTCGCGGGTGTAGCGCAGGATGGCCTCGGTCAGCAGGGTGCGCTCTTCCTCGCAGGCGGCCATCTCGGGGAGCTGGTGTTCGAAGACGTCGATGGCCGAGCGCACCATCTCGACGGTCTGCCGCAGGCTCACCCACTTCGACAGGTCCTTCGGCGCGGCCCGGAACGCCTCCGTGGTGAGCCGGATGGACTCGGTCGGGTCCTGCAGCCACGCGACGAAATTCGACACGCCGGTCTGCGTCACGAGCAGCACGTTCGCGCGCTGGTCGGCGGGCAGTCGTTGGAACCACGGGTTGTCCCGCTCGATCGCGGTGACGCTCGCGGTGGCCAGACCGCCGGAGGCGCGTTCGAGCCGGCGCAGCGTTGTCGCGGACACCTCGCGCTGCCCGAGACCGGCCCGCTCGGCGGCGCGTTCAGAGTTCATGCCGCCCAGACTCGCACGCGCGGGCGGCGTGCGGGCTGTGCCGGTGTTCGGAGCCACTCGTCATCGGGCCGTGCCGGCCGGGGGCGTAAAGGGGGGCCGGGCATGGGACGGATGC
Coding sequences within it:
- a CDS encoding PucR family transcriptional regulator, translated to MNSERAAERAGLGQREVSATTLRRLERASGGLATASVTAIERDNPWFQRLPADQRANVLLVTQTGVSNFVAWLQDPTESIRLTTEAFRAAPKDLSKWVSLRQTVEMVRSAIDVFEHQLPEMAACEEERTLLTEAILRYTREIAFAAATSYAAAAEARGAWDARLEALVVDGIVRGDPEESLLSRAAALGWEPSSEATVMVGNAPTDDQPAVVYTVRSRAARAGRAALLGVQGARLVVVFGASTEERSSQDPAPLIAEAFGDGPVVVGPTVSSLAEAHRSASDALSGLRAVPGWPTAPRPVQTSDLLPERSLAGDPEAERELVESVVMPLVDAGGALSETLDTYLEVGGVLENCARQLFVHPNTVRYRLRRIAELTGRTPSNARDAHVLRVAVAVGRLAKARGLW